Proteins from a single region of Streptomyces sp. Tu 3180:
- a CDS encoding flavin reductase family protein, with protein sequence MGDRERRFRDCLGRFATGVTVVTVEHEHGVHGATVGSFTSVSLEPPLVMVSLDRRSRMCGLLTGAPSFGVDILAAHQRDLALHFAGRPLPADTPVSWEPDAATPSLTGCAAHLDCVPWAAYDGGDHVLHVGRVRDFTTRDAEPLVFHGGAFRVLDTAPGHHAWTGTLDGPADGAWSPGAAALYSPLGH encoded by the coding sequence ATGGGCGACAGAGAACGCCGTTTTCGTGACTGCCTCGGCCGGTTCGCCACGGGTGTCACCGTGGTCACCGTCGAGCACGAGCACGGCGTCCACGGCGCCACGGTGGGCTCGTTCACCTCCGTCTCCCTCGAACCCCCGCTCGTCATGGTGTCCCTGGACCGCCGCAGCCGGATGTGCGGCCTGCTCACGGGCGCGCCGTCGTTCGGCGTGGACATCCTCGCCGCGCACCAGCGTGACCTGGCCCTGCACTTCGCGGGCCGGCCGCTGCCCGCGGACACCCCCGTGTCCTGGGAGCCCGACGCGGCGACCCCGAGCCTGACCGGTTGCGCCGCCCACCTCGACTGCGTGCCCTGGGCCGCGTACGACGGCGGCGACCACGTGCTGCACGTCGGCCGGGTGCGGGACTTCACCACGCGGGACGCGGAGCCGCTGGTCTTCCACGGCGGGGCCTTCCGGGTCCTGGACACCGCTCCCGGCCACCACGCGTGGACCGGGACGCTCGACGGACCGGCGGACGGCGCGTGGTCGCCGGGAGCCGCGGCGCTTTACTCCCCGCTGGGTCACTGA
- a CDS encoding class I SAM-dependent methyltransferase has translation MRLQVELTDALQDYVADVSLREPDLLRELRKETSRLPLHLMQISPEQGQFMRTLLKATGARRALEVGVFTGYSLLSTALALPDDGRVVGLDINEEWGAMALDYCKRAGVADKVDLRIGDARASLERLLKEEDAAGTFDFVFIDADKENYTAYYEYALQLLRPGGLVVVDNVLWHGALLDESAQDSETQALRAFNPRLHHDDRVELSLIPYADGLTFAVKR, from the coding sequence ATGAGACTCCAGGTCGAGTTGACCGACGCACTCCAGGACTACGTCGCCGATGTCTCGCTGCGCGAGCCCGACCTGCTGCGCGAGCTGCGCAAGGAGACCTCGCGGCTCCCGCTGCACCTGATGCAGATCTCACCGGAGCAGGGCCAGTTCATGCGGACCCTGCTGAAGGCCACCGGGGCCCGGCGTGCCCTCGAGGTCGGCGTGTTCACCGGCTACAGCCTGCTGTCGACCGCGCTCGCGCTGCCCGACGACGGCCGGGTGGTGGGGCTGGACATCAACGAGGAGTGGGGCGCCATGGCGCTCGACTACTGCAAGCGGGCCGGCGTGGCCGACAAGGTCGACCTGCGCATCGGCGACGCCCGCGCCTCGCTCGAGCGCCTGCTCAAGGAGGAGGACGCCGCCGGCACGTTCGACTTCGTCTTCATCGACGCCGACAAGGAGAACTACACGGCGTACTACGAGTACGCGCTCCAGCTGCTGCGTCCCGGCGGCCTGGTCGTCGTCGACAACGTGCTGTGGCACGGCGCCCTGCTCGACGAGTCCGCCCAGGACTCCGAGACGCAGGCGCTGCGCGCCTTCAACCCGCGGCTGCACCACGACGACCGGGTGGAGCTGAGCCTGATCCCCTACGCGGACGGGCTGACGTTCGCCGTCAAGCGCTGA
- a CDS encoding FAD-binding oxidoreductase, protein MHSKNGIARRRFFTTAAALGGTAALGSALGPEAAAAAGEAATTGFGPVTVTSADAQYGELVHGVNRRYVGSPEAVHLVDEVSQVAGVVQAAVTAGKRLTVRSGGHCLEDFVFNPEVQVVLDLSQLNRVYYDAGRRAFAVETGAQLLDVYNLLYQVYGVTVPGGICYSVAAGGHVSGGGWGLLCRQLGLIIDYLYAVEVVVVGADGKVRTVVATSDKDDPNRELWWAHAGGGGGNFGVVTRYWFRTPGATGTDPKKLLPKPPREVYLSALSWPWESMTEERFSRLVQNYARWFTAHSAPGAPELALASFLVLTHRSSGQIAMVTQVDATVPGARRLLDDYLAAIGEGVDVRTGAVTRQFGEFGPMAEYAEPRRLPWLEATRYLGTTNTNLTDPTFRQEYKSSYMRAAFPARQLAALYKHLTRTDVTLPGASITLSSYGGEVNRVAPEATGYPHRESFFKMMWMSLWNDEAEDSAYIAWNRECYAEVYADTGGVPVPNGVTDGCYVNYPDNDLNDPKYNTSSTPWHALYYKDNYPRLQRVKKKYDPKDFFRHAQSVRLP, encoded by the coding sequence GTGCACAGCAAGAACGGGATAGCCCGCAGACGGTTTTTCACCACGGCCGCGGCGCTGGGCGGCACGGCCGCCCTCGGCAGCGCCCTCGGCCCGGAGGCGGCGGCCGCCGCGGGGGAGGCCGCGACCACCGGATTCGGTCCGGTCACCGTGACGTCGGCGGACGCGCAGTACGGGGAGCTCGTGCACGGCGTGAACCGCCGTTACGTCGGCAGCCCCGAGGCGGTCCACCTCGTGGACGAGGTCTCTCAGGTGGCGGGTGTGGTCCAGGCGGCCGTCACCGCCGGGAAGCGGCTGACCGTGCGCTCCGGCGGCCACTGCCTGGAGGACTTCGTCTTCAACCCCGAGGTCCAGGTGGTCCTCGACCTGTCGCAGCTCAACAGGGTGTACTACGACGCGGGGCGGCGCGCCTTCGCCGTCGAGACGGGCGCCCAGCTCCTGGACGTCTACAACCTGCTGTACCAGGTGTACGGCGTCACCGTGCCCGGCGGGATCTGCTACTCCGTCGCGGCCGGCGGCCACGTCAGCGGCGGCGGCTGGGGCCTGCTGTGCCGCCAGCTCGGCCTGATCATCGACTACCTGTACGCCGTCGAGGTGGTCGTGGTCGGCGCCGACGGCAAGGTGCGCACGGTCGTCGCGACCAGTGACAAGGACGACCCCAACCGGGAACTGTGGTGGGCCCACGCGGGCGGAGGGGGCGGCAACTTCGGCGTCGTCACGCGCTACTGGTTCCGCACGCCCGGCGCCACCGGCACCGACCCGAAGAAGCTGCTGCCCAAGCCGCCCCGTGAGGTGTACCTGTCGGCGCTGTCCTGGCCGTGGGAGAGCATGACCGAGGAGAGGTTCTCGCGGCTGGTGCAGAACTACGCGCGCTGGTTCACCGCGCACAGCGCACCGGGCGCCCCCGAACTCGCCCTGGCCAGCTTCCTCGTCCTGACCCACAGGTCCAGCGGCCAGATCGCCATGGTCACCCAGGTCGACGCCACCGTGCCCGGCGCCCGCCGGCTGCTCGACGACTACCTCGCCGCGATCGGCGAGGGCGTCGACGTCCGGACGGGGGCGGTCACCCGCCAGTTCGGCGAGTTCGGTCCGATGGCCGAGTACGCCGAGCCCCGCAGACTGCCGTGGCTGGAGGCCACCCGCTACCTCGGCACCACCAACACCAACCTCACCGACCCCACCTTCCGGCAGGAGTACAAGTCCTCCTACATGCGGGCGGCCTTCCCCGCCCGCCAGCTGGCCGCCCTGTACAAACACCTCACGCGCACCGACGTCACCCTGCCCGGCGCCTCGATCACCCTCAGCTCGTACGGCGGCGAGGTCAACCGGGTCGCCCCGGAGGCCACCGGTTATCCGCACCGCGAGTCGTTCTTCAAGATGATGTGGATGTCCCTGTGGAACGACGAGGCCGAGGACTCCGCCTACATCGCCTGGAACCGGGAGTGCTACGCGGAGGTCTACGCCGACACCGGTGGTGTGCCCGTCCCCAACGGCGTCACTGACGGCTGCTACGTCAACTACCCGGACAACGACCTGAACGACCCGAAGTACAACACCTCGTCGACGCCGTGGCACGCGCTGTACTACAAGGACAACTACCCGCGCCTGCAGCGCGTGAAGAAGAAGTACGACCCGAAGGACTTCTTCCGCCACGCCCAGTCCGTCCGCCTGCCCTGA